The DNA region AGGCGGAGCGGTGCCCGCACCCGCAGTTTCTCCACCTACTCGCTGGTGTGGTAGGAGCTTTATGCAATCTTAATGACCGCATCAGGTAGCCATTAAGGCAGGGTGCTATCCTGAGAGAAAGGCTAAGCCAGCTGAGGAGACGACATGCCCAGAGAGCACTTTGAACGCGAACTCAACGCCCTGCAGGACTCCATGCTGACCCTCGGCAGCATGGTCGAGAAGGCGATCACCCGCTCTGTGGAGGCCCTCAAGACGGGAGACGTCCAGCTCGCCCGCCAGGTGATAGAGGAGGATGACCTGCTGGACGCCCAGCGGGAGGCGGTCGAGCGGGACGCCCTGCTGCTCATTGCCACCCAGCAGCCCCTGGCAGGCGACCTCCGCAAGATAGCTGCCGTCCTCAACATCTCCTCCGAGCTGGAGAGGATGGGCGACTACGCCGAGGGCATCGCCAAGATCAGCATCGACATAGCCAGCGAGCCTCCGCTCAAGCCACTGGTCACCATTCCGAAGATGGCCGAGCAGGCCTGCAGCATGCTCCGCCGCAGCCTGGAGGCGTTCGTCAATCAAGACCTCACGCAGGCACAGGAGATATGGGGAGAAGACGACGAGATCGACCGCCTGTACGATCAGGTGTACCACGAGCTGCTGGCGTTCATGCTGGCCGATCCCCGGACGATCCAGCGGGCCACCCGCCTGCTGTGGGTGAGCCACAACCTGGAGAGGATAGCCGATCGAGTCACCAACATCTGCGAGCGCATCAGGTTCATGGTCGGAGGTGAAGTCAATGCTGCGCCGACCCGGCCCTGACCCAACACCTAGCGTGAAGTAACCCCCCACAACCACACCATTACCCCTCAACAGCGTGGCCGGCTGGTGCCGGCCACCCCTCACCTGCTGCAAAAAACCACCATCAAGCGTATAATCTCTGCTATACAGCTACTACCTGGAGGGACTATCGATTGAGAGAGAACCTGCTGCGCTTCGTCAACTGGATCCGTTTCATTAACCTCCTATCCGCCGCGATCGCCTTCGGCCTCGCGCTCGCCCACACGCTGGAGATCCCCGG from Thermobaculum terrenum ATCC BAA-798 includes:
- the phoU gene encoding phosphate signaling complex protein PhoU → MPREHFERELNALQDSMLTLGSMVEKAITRSVEALKTGDVQLARQVIEEDDLLDAQREAVERDALLLIATQQPLAGDLRKIAAVLNISSELERMGDYAEGIAKISIDIASEPPLKPLVTIPKMAEQACSMLRRSLEAFVNQDLTQAQEIWGEDDEIDRLYDQVYHELLAFMLADPRTIQRATRLLWVSHNLERIADRVTNICERIRFMVGGEVNAAPTRP